A DNA window from Oncorhynchus tshawytscha isolate Ot180627B linkage group LG13, Otsh_v2.0, whole genome shotgun sequence contains the following coding sequences:
- the zgc:91944 gene encoding homeobox-containing protein 1 isoform X2, with protein MRQWCLPAAVPRPEPMPTGRLSPPLSDVRMECCEVEPRYTIEQIDLLQRLRLSGMTKPQIIQALESLERLDPDHRPPYCNDTHAANPTTNTTPTTASAPAPSSSSSSSSSSLSLASATTQTPGLDGASLSPSNSYEASPPPLYPHGVGVQKSFSYDIMAEEDWDLEEKVEEYMRRDSNLVKEEIKTFLNNRRISQAIVGQVTGISQSYISQWLLQQGLEMSDSKRRAFYRWYLLERNNPGLRWSESQHGPAGLGPGLGGLGQGLGQNLGSGPARGGDRDVTGMVGNAATGATAAATASTTWGRQRELLMHLLPWYTAAAQQAQPGATLSMRSLVKEEPDWRTGVSPGERGGVAGGPLRLRRGSRFTWRKECQSIMESFFMENQYPDEAKREEIANACNSVIQKPGCKLSEFERVTALKVYNWFANRRKEMKRRANIEAAILESHGIEVPSPSCQSNGEDLEPQDFTEQEEISSGKDLDLQDTSSLAAVEVLPPPIPTSQVLEQKADESKRETVDEE; from the exons ATGCGACAGTGGTGCCTCCCGGCTGCGGTACCGCGACCCGAACCGATGCCCACAGGGCGCCTCTCACCCCCGCTATCAG ATGTGAGGATGGAGTGTTGTGAGGTGGAGCCACGCTATACCATCGAGCAGATCGACCTCCTTCAGCGTCTCCGTCTCTCAGGGATGACCAAGCCACAGATCATCCAGGCCTTGGAGTCCCTAGAGCGGCTAGATCCCGACCATCGGCCCCCGTACTGCAACGACACCCACGCCGCCAATCCCACAACCAACACTACCCCTACCACAGCCTCCGCcccagccccctcctcctcttcctcctcctcttcttcctccctctccttggcATCCGCCACAACGCAGACCCCTGGGCTAGACGGCGCCTCACTGTCGCCTAGCAACAGCTATGAGGCCTCTCCCCCACCGCTGTACCCACATGGGGTTGGAGTTCAGAAGTCTTTTAGCTATGACATCATGGCAGAGGAGGACTGGGAtctggaggagaaggtggaggagtacatgag GAGGGACAGTAACCTGGTGAAGGAGGAGATTAAAACCTTCCTCAACAACCGCAGGATCTCCCAGGCCATCGTGGGACAGGTGACAG gTATCAGTCAGAGCTATATCTCTCAGTGGTTGCTGCAGCAGGGCTTGGAGATGAGTGACTCCAAACGCAGAGCCTTCTACCGTTGGTACCTGCTTGAGAGAAACAACCCAG GGCTGAGATGGAGTGAAAGCCAGCACGGCCCGGCGGGTCTGGGCCCAGGGCTTGGTGGTCTCGGCCAGGGGTTGGGCCAGAACCTGGGCTCTGGACCCGccaggggaggggacagagacgTCACAGGGATGGTGGGAAACGCCGCTACGGGCGCCACAGCCGCGGCCACTGCCTCTACCACctggggcagacagagagagctgcTGATGCACCTCCTCCCATGGTACACTGCTGCCGCAcagcaggcacagccag GTGCTACCCTGTCGATGCGCTCCCTGGTGAAGGAGGAGCCTGATTGGAGGACGGGCGTCAGCCCTGGGGAGAGGGGCGGGGTGGCAGGCGGTCCTCTGAGGCTGCGGAGGGGAAGCAGGTTCACCTGGAGGAAGGAGTGCCAGTCAATCATGGAGAG TTTCTTCATGGAGAACCAGTACCCTGATGAAGCGAAGAGAGAGGAGATCGCTAACGCCTGCAACTCAGTCATCCAGAAACCTG GATGCAAGCTGTCCGAGTTTGAGCGTGTCACGGCTCTGAAAGTGTACAACTGGTTCGCCAACCGCCGGAAGGAGATGAAGAGGCGGGCTAATATAG AGGCAGCCATCTTGGAGAGTCATGGTATCGAGGTTCCAAGCCCGAGCTGTCAATCCAACGGGGAGGACTTGGAACCACAGGACTTCACAGAGCAG GAAGAGATATCTTCCGGGAAGGACCTTGATCTACAAGACACCTCCTCATTGGCTGCCGTCGAGGTCCTTCCCCCTCCAATCCCCACCTCTCAGGTTCTGGAACAGAAAGCTGACGAatcgaagagagagacagtggacgagGAGTGA
- the zgc:91944 gene encoding homeobox-containing protein 1 isoform X1, whose translation MRQWCLPAAVPRPEPMPTGRLSPPLSDVRMECCEVEPRYTIEQIDLLQRLRLSGMTKPQIIQALESLERLDPDHRPPYCNDTHAANPTTNTTPTTASAPAPSSSSSSSSSSLSLASATTQTPGLDGASLSPSNSYEASPPPLYPHGVGVQKSFSYDIMAEEDWDLEEKVEEYMRRDSNLVKEEIKTFLNNRRISQAIVGQVTGISQSYISQWLLQQGLEMSDSKRRAFYRWYLLERNNPGLRWSESQHGPAGLGPGLGGLGQGLGQNLGSGPARGGDRDVTGMVGNAATGATAAATASTTWGRQRELLMHLLPWYTAAAQQAQPGATLSMRSLVKEEPDWRTGVSPGERGGVAGGPLRLRRGSRFTWRKECQSIMESFFMENQYPDEAKREEIANACNSVIQKPGCKLSEFERVTALKVYNWFANRRKEMKRRANIEAAILESHGIEVPSPSCQSNGEDLEPQDFTEQVNQRFIEQEEISSGKDLDLQDTSSLAAVEVLPPPIPTSQVLEQKADESKRETVDEE comes from the exons ATGCGACAGTGGTGCCTCCCGGCTGCGGTACCGCGACCCGAACCGATGCCCACAGGGCGCCTCTCACCCCCGCTATCAG ATGTGAGGATGGAGTGTTGTGAGGTGGAGCCACGCTATACCATCGAGCAGATCGACCTCCTTCAGCGTCTCCGTCTCTCAGGGATGACCAAGCCACAGATCATCCAGGCCTTGGAGTCCCTAGAGCGGCTAGATCCCGACCATCGGCCCCCGTACTGCAACGACACCCACGCCGCCAATCCCACAACCAACACTACCCCTACCACAGCCTCCGCcccagccccctcctcctcttcctcctcctcttcttcctccctctccttggcATCCGCCACAACGCAGACCCCTGGGCTAGACGGCGCCTCACTGTCGCCTAGCAACAGCTATGAGGCCTCTCCCCCACCGCTGTACCCACATGGGGTTGGAGTTCAGAAGTCTTTTAGCTATGACATCATGGCAGAGGAGGACTGGGAtctggaggagaaggtggaggagtacatgag GAGGGACAGTAACCTGGTGAAGGAGGAGATTAAAACCTTCCTCAACAACCGCAGGATCTCCCAGGCCATCGTGGGACAGGTGACAG gTATCAGTCAGAGCTATATCTCTCAGTGGTTGCTGCAGCAGGGCTTGGAGATGAGTGACTCCAAACGCAGAGCCTTCTACCGTTGGTACCTGCTTGAGAGAAACAACCCAG GGCTGAGATGGAGTGAAAGCCAGCACGGCCCGGCGGGTCTGGGCCCAGGGCTTGGTGGTCTCGGCCAGGGGTTGGGCCAGAACCTGGGCTCTGGACCCGccaggggaggggacagagacgTCACAGGGATGGTGGGAAACGCCGCTACGGGCGCCACAGCCGCGGCCACTGCCTCTACCACctggggcagacagagagagctgcTGATGCACCTCCTCCCATGGTACACTGCTGCCGCAcagcaggcacagccag GTGCTACCCTGTCGATGCGCTCCCTGGTGAAGGAGGAGCCTGATTGGAGGACGGGCGTCAGCCCTGGGGAGAGGGGCGGGGTGGCAGGCGGTCCTCTGAGGCTGCGGAGGGGAAGCAGGTTCACCTGGAGGAAGGAGTGCCAGTCAATCATGGAGAG TTTCTTCATGGAGAACCAGTACCCTGATGAAGCGAAGAGAGAGGAGATCGCTAACGCCTGCAACTCAGTCATCCAGAAACCTG GATGCAAGCTGTCCGAGTTTGAGCGTGTCACGGCTCTGAAAGTGTACAACTGGTTCGCCAACCGCCGGAAGGAGATGAAGAGGCGGGCTAATATAG AGGCAGCCATCTTGGAGAGTCATGGTATCGAGGTTCCAAGCCCGAGCTGTCAATCCAACGGGGAGGACTTGGAACCACAGGACTTCACAGAGCAGGTGAATCAACGATTCATAGAGCAG GAAGAGATATCTTCCGGGAAGGACCTTGATCTACAAGACACCTCCTCATTGGCTGCCGTCGAGGTCCTTCCCCCTCCAATCCCCACCTCTCAGGTTCTGGAACAGAAAGCTGACGAatcgaagagagagacagtggacgagGAGTGA
- the zgc:91944 gene encoding homeobox-containing protein 1 isoform X4 produces the protein MRQWCLPAAVPRPEPMPTGRLSPPLSDVRMECCEVEPRYTIEQIDLLQRLRLSGMTKPQIIQALESLERLDPDHRPPYCNDTHAANPTTNTTPTTASAPAPSSSSSSSSSSLSLASATTQTPGLDGASLSPSNSYEASPPPLYPHGVGVQKSFSYDIMAEEDWDLEEKVEEYMRRDSNLVKEEIKTFLNNRRISQAIVGQVTGISQSYISQWLLQQGLEMSDSKRRAFYRWYLLERNNPGATLSMRSLVKEEPDWRTGVSPGERGGVAGGPLRLRRGSRFTWRKECQSIMESFFMENQYPDEAKREEIANACNSVIQKPGCKLSEFERVTALKVYNWFANRRKEMKRRANIEAAILESHGIEVPSPSCQSNGEDLEPQDFTEQVNQRFIEQEEISSGKDLDLQDTSSLAAVEVLPPPIPTSQVLEQKADESKRETVDEE, from the exons ATGCGACAGTGGTGCCTCCCGGCTGCGGTACCGCGACCCGAACCGATGCCCACAGGGCGCCTCTCACCCCCGCTATCAG ATGTGAGGATGGAGTGTTGTGAGGTGGAGCCACGCTATACCATCGAGCAGATCGACCTCCTTCAGCGTCTCCGTCTCTCAGGGATGACCAAGCCACAGATCATCCAGGCCTTGGAGTCCCTAGAGCGGCTAGATCCCGACCATCGGCCCCCGTACTGCAACGACACCCACGCCGCCAATCCCACAACCAACACTACCCCTACCACAGCCTCCGCcccagccccctcctcctcttcctcctcctcttcttcctccctctccttggcATCCGCCACAACGCAGACCCCTGGGCTAGACGGCGCCTCACTGTCGCCTAGCAACAGCTATGAGGCCTCTCCCCCACCGCTGTACCCACATGGGGTTGGAGTTCAGAAGTCTTTTAGCTATGACATCATGGCAGAGGAGGACTGGGAtctggaggagaaggtggaggagtacatgag GAGGGACAGTAACCTGGTGAAGGAGGAGATTAAAACCTTCCTCAACAACCGCAGGATCTCCCAGGCCATCGTGGGACAGGTGACAG gTATCAGTCAGAGCTATATCTCTCAGTGGTTGCTGCAGCAGGGCTTGGAGATGAGTGACTCCAAACGCAGAGCCTTCTACCGTTGGTACCTGCTTGAGAGAAACAACCCAG GTGCTACCCTGTCGATGCGCTCCCTGGTGAAGGAGGAGCCTGATTGGAGGACGGGCGTCAGCCCTGGGGAGAGGGGCGGGGTGGCAGGCGGTCCTCTGAGGCTGCGGAGGGGAAGCAGGTTCACCTGGAGGAAGGAGTGCCAGTCAATCATGGAGAG TTTCTTCATGGAGAACCAGTACCCTGATGAAGCGAAGAGAGAGGAGATCGCTAACGCCTGCAACTCAGTCATCCAGAAACCTG GATGCAAGCTGTCCGAGTTTGAGCGTGTCACGGCTCTGAAAGTGTACAACTGGTTCGCCAACCGCCGGAAGGAGATGAAGAGGCGGGCTAATATAG AGGCAGCCATCTTGGAGAGTCATGGTATCGAGGTTCCAAGCCCGAGCTGTCAATCCAACGGGGAGGACTTGGAACCACAGGACTTCACAGAGCAGGTGAATCAACGATTCATAGAGCAG GAAGAGATATCTTCCGGGAAGGACCTTGATCTACAAGACACCTCCTCATTGGCTGCCGTCGAGGTCCTTCCCCCTCCAATCCCCACCTCTCAGGTTCTGGAACAGAAAGCTGACGAatcgaagagagagacagtggacgagGAGTGA
- the zgc:91944 gene encoding homeobox-containing protein 1 isoform X3, with translation MRQWCLPAAVPRPEPMPTGRLSPPLSDVRMECCEVEPRYTIEQIDLLQRLRLSGMTKPQIIQALESLERLDPDHRPPYCNDTHAANPTTNTTPTTASAPAPSSSSSSSSSSLSLASATTQTPGLDGASLSPSNSYEASPPPLYPHGVGVQKSFSYDIMAEEDWDLEEKVEEYMRRDSNLVKEEIKTFLNNRRISQAIVGQVTGLRWSESQHGPAGLGPGLGGLGQGLGQNLGSGPARGGDRDVTGMVGNAATGATAAATASTTWGRQRELLMHLLPWYTAAAQQAQPGATLSMRSLVKEEPDWRTGVSPGERGGVAGGPLRLRRGSRFTWRKECQSIMESFFMENQYPDEAKREEIANACNSVIQKPGCKLSEFERVTALKVYNWFANRRKEMKRRANIEAAILESHGIEVPSPSCQSNGEDLEPQDFTEQVNQRFIEQEEISSGKDLDLQDTSSLAAVEVLPPPIPTSQVLEQKADESKRETVDEE, from the exons ATGCGACAGTGGTGCCTCCCGGCTGCGGTACCGCGACCCGAACCGATGCCCACAGGGCGCCTCTCACCCCCGCTATCAG ATGTGAGGATGGAGTGTTGTGAGGTGGAGCCACGCTATACCATCGAGCAGATCGACCTCCTTCAGCGTCTCCGTCTCTCAGGGATGACCAAGCCACAGATCATCCAGGCCTTGGAGTCCCTAGAGCGGCTAGATCCCGACCATCGGCCCCCGTACTGCAACGACACCCACGCCGCCAATCCCACAACCAACACTACCCCTACCACAGCCTCCGCcccagccccctcctcctcttcctcctcctcttcttcctccctctccttggcATCCGCCACAACGCAGACCCCTGGGCTAGACGGCGCCTCACTGTCGCCTAGCAACAGCTATGAGGCCTCTCCCCCACCGCTGTACCCACATGGGGTTGGAGTTCAGAAGTCTTTTAGCTATGACATCATGGCAGAGGAGGACTGGGAtctggaggagaaggtggaggagtacatgag GAGGGACAGTAACCTGGTGAAGGAGGAGATTAAAACCTTCCTCAACAACCGCAGGATCTCCCAGGCCATCGTGGGACAGGTGACAG GGCTGAGATGGAGTGAAAGCCAGCACGGCCCGGCGGGTCTGGGCCCAGGGCTTGGTGGTCTCGGCCAGGGGTTGGGCCAGAACCTGGGCTCTGGACCCGccaggggaggggacagagacgTCACAGGGATGGTGGGAAACGCCGCTACGGGCGCCACAGCCGCGGCCACTGCCTCTACCACctggggcagacagagagagctgcTGATGCACCTCCTCCCATGGTACACTGCTGCCGCAcagcaggcacagccag GTGCTACCCTGTCGATGCGCTCCCTGGTGAAGGAGGAGCCTGATTGGAGGACGGGCGTCAGCCCTGGGGAGAGGGGCGGGGTGGCAGGCGGTCCTCTGAGGCTGCGGAGGGGAAGCAGGTTCACCTGGAGGAAGGAGTGCCAGTCAATCATGGAGAG TTTCTTCATGGAGAACCAGTACCCTGATGAAGCGAAGAGAGAGGAGATCGCTAACGCCTGCAACTCAGTCATCCAGAAACCTG GATGCAAGCTGTCCGAGTTTGAGCGTGTCACGGCTCTGAAAGTGTACAACTGGTTCGCCAACCGCCGGAAGGAGATGAAGAGGCGGGCTAATATAG AGGCAGCCATCTTGGAGAGTCATGGTATCGAGGTTCCAAGCCCGAGCTGTCAATCCAACGGGGAGGACTTGGAACCACAGGACTTCACAGAGCAGGTGAATCAACGATTCATAGAGCAG GAAGAGATATCTTCCGGGAAGGACCTTGATCTACAAGACACCTCCTCATTGGCTGCCGTCGAGGTCCTTCCCCCTCCAATCCCCACCTCTCAGGTTCTGGAACAGAAAGCTGACGAatcgaagagagagacagtggacgagGAGTGA